Genomic window (Melioribacteraceae bacterium):
CGCCAGCAAAATAGTGTTATTGGTTTATCAAACATGATTGCTGGTTTTAGTACGGGATTAATGCAAAGCTGCTGGGATAAATTGGGAGCAATTAATTCACAGGTTTTATTAATCAGCGGGGAAAATGATCCTAAATATTGCGGGATTAACCAGAATCTTGCAGCAAAACTAGTGCATTCTCAACATAAAATAATTAAAGAAGCAGGGCACAATGTTCACTTAGAAATGCCTGATGTTTTTACTAAATTGGTTCTCGACTTTTTGAACAACTTGGAAATTAATAATGAACTTCAACTGGAAAACAATAAAAAAGTATGATGATATTTTATTTGAACAACTTGGCGGAATAGCCAAAATTTCAATTAACCGTCCAGAGAAAAGAAACGCCTTCAGACCAGACACCACAAAAGAATTATTTGATGCATTTAATTATTGCCGCGAAGAGAGCAGTATAGGCGTTGTATTATTAACCGGTGCAGGCCCTGCAAAAGATGGAAAATATTCTTTTTGTTCAGGAGGTGATCAATCAATCCGCGGAGATAAAGGCTACGTTGGAAAAGATGGGATCCCTCGATTAAATATTCTTGATGTTCAAAAACAAATTAGAAGCATTCCCAAACCGGTAATTGCATTAGTTGCTGGTTATGCAATTGGAGGAGGACATGTTCTTCATGTAGTTTGCGATTTAACAATTGCCGCCGATAATGCGATCTTCGGTCAAACTGGTCCCAAGGTAGGCAGTTTTGATGGAGGTTTCGGTTCAAGTTATTTAGCTAGAATTGTCGGGCAAAAAAAAGCTAGGGAAATCTGGTATTTATGCCGTCAATACAACGCGCAAGAAGCCTATGAAATGGGTTTGGTTAATAAAGTAGTTCCTATTGAAAAACTTGAAGAAGAAGGTGTTCAATGGGCAAATGAAATATTGGAGAAGAGTCCGTTATCAATTCGATTATTAAAATCAGCGTTCAATGCCGAACTTGATGGACAAGCCGGAATACAGGAATTAGCAGGAAACGCAACTCTTCTTTATTATATGAGCGAAGAGGCACAAGAAGGTAAAAACGCTTATAATGAAAAGCGAAAACCAGACTTTAGCAAATTTCCCCGTTTACCATAACTAATGTTTATGGATCAAGTGGGTATAAATAAAATATCAAAATTTGATGCCTGGATTTTAGCATCACGACCAAGAACATTGCTAGCCGCCGTTGTACCCGTTTTTGTTGGTACATCAATAGCTGTTTATGATAATAAATTCTTTGCCCCAGCAGCTATAACCGCATTGATCTGTTCTATATTAATCCAAATAGGTACCAATTTCGCCAACGACCTTTTTGATTTTCTTCAAGGGAAGGATACTAAAAACAGGATAGGACCTCAGCGTGCCGCCGCATCAGGTTTGCTTTCGGTTAAAGAAATGAAGATAGGTACAACGATTGTATTTGGGATTAGTTTTATTCTTGGACTTTATCTTGTTTATTTAAGCGGTTGGGTGATTTTACTGATTGGAATTCTTTCAATCATTGCCGGGATAATTTATACAGCCGGACCATTTCCGTTAGCTTACAATGGATTGGGAGACGTTGCTTCATTTATTTTTTTCGGGTTAATTGGTACTGTTGGTACCTACTATGTTCAATCTGGAGAAATTACAGCTTTTGTTTTTTGGGCTTCAATTCCAGTTGGCTCCCTAATAACAAATATTTTAGTTGTAAATAACTATCGAGATCGGGAAGAAGATCAATCAAATGGGAAAAATACACTCGCAGTAGTATTCGGTGAAAAGTTTGCGCGATTTCAATTTATCTTTTTTATGATCATATCCTACGCAATCTTATTTCTTGTTTACTTTACATTTAAGAAAAGCATTTATGTATTTCTTCCCCTTCTCTCCATGCCGATTTCTATCAAACTTATAAAAATGATTTTAACACTTCATGGAAAAGAACTAAACAAAACACTTGAATTGACCGCAAAACTTTCGGCAATATATGGGTTGTTATTTGCCGTGGGTATCATTATATGATTATTAATGAACTACAATTTTCTCCTCAACAGATAAAACTGAAAAAACATTTTGTATCTAATTCAATTCATATTACTGAAAGAAATATTTTACTCGTACAGATAAAAACAAGTACAGGTATTATTGGTAAGGGAGAAGTTGCCCCGCTACCTGGTTTGAGCCTTGAATCTATTGATGAATGCATTAAGTCATTAAATGGATTAATTAATTTTGTTGTGAACTCATCCGGCGCATGCACTATTCCAGATCTGTTCAGTAAACTGTATTCTTCAAATATGCCTTGTTCTGTTATTTTCGGAATTGAGCAGGCATTATTTTCAATATTATTCAAAAACAAAGATTACTCAATATTCTCCGACTTTAATCCCCGGGAAATAATTAATGTTAACGCAGTTATTCCATTCGGGAAATCTGATGAGATAATATCAATAATAGAATCGAAAGTAAGTTTGGGGTATCAAACTTTTAAGATAAAGATTGGGAAGAATGATTTTACTGATGATCTTAATTTATTAGAACTTATACATGCGCGTTTTCAAAATAAAATTATAATAAGACTTGATGCTAATTGTGCCTGGGATTTTGAACAAGCTGTTGAATATATAAATCGACTTTCCAAATTTAGTATTGAATATATAGAGCAGCCCGTAAAAAGGTTGGATGAGCTTGTGGAACTTGCTAAATCTAATATTATCCCAATTGCAGTTGATGAATCAATAAATTCCATTTCGGAAGCCATAAATATATTAACAAATTCTCCGATAGAATTTCTAGTGATTAAACCTTCTATTATTGGCGGAATAAGGGAAACAGCAAGAATTATTAAACTGGCAAACGAAACAAATAAGCAAGTTATAATTTCTTCATCGTTTGAAGGTCCGATAGGAAAAAGAATGCTTGTGATGCTTGCTTCATTAACTAATCATAACCACGCACATGGATTAGACACTATGGAATATTTTCCCGCTACAATTGTTAATGACATCTTCCCTATAAAAAATGGTAAAATTAATTTTCACTTAAATATTTTATCACAAATTTTATGATCAGCAATTCAAA
Coding sequences:
- the menB gene encoding 1,4-dihydroxy-2-naphthoyl-CoA synthase — its product is MNFNWKTIKKYDDILFEQLGGIAKISINRPEKRNAFRPDTTKELFDAFNYCREESSIGVVLLTGAGPAKDGKYSFCSGGDQSIRGDKGYVGKDGIPRLNILDVQKQIRSIPKPVIALVAGYAIGGGHVLHVVCDLTIAADNAIFGQTGPKVGSFDGGFGSSYLARIVGQKKAREIWYLCRQYNAQEAYEMGLVNKVVPIEKLEEEGVQWANEILEKSPLSIRLLKSAFNAELDGQAGIQELAGNATLLYYMSEEAQEGKNAYNEKRKPDFSKFPRLP
- a CDS encoding 1,4-dihydroxy-2-naphthoate polyprenyltransferase, translated to MDQVGINKISKFDAWILASRPRTLLAAVVPVFVGTSIAVYDNKFFAPAAITALICSILIQIGTNFANDLFDFLQGKDTKNRIGPQRAAASGLLSVKEMKIGTTIVFGISFILGLYLVYLSGWVILLIGILSIIAGIIYTAGPFPLAYNGLGDVASFIFFGLIGTVGTYYVQSGEITAFVFWASIPVGSLITNILVVNNYRDREEDQSNGKNTLAVVFGEKFARFQFIFFMIISYAILFLVYFTFKKSIYVFLPLLSMPISIKLIKMILTLHGKELNKTLELTAKLSAIYGLLFAVGIII
- the menC gene encoding o-succinylbenzoate synthase, producing MIINELQFSPQQIKLKKHFVSNSIHITERNILLVQIKTSTGIIGKGEVAPLPGLSLESIDECIKSLNGLINFVVNSSGACTIPDLFSKLYSSNMPCSVIFGIEQALFSILFKNKDYSIFSDFNPREIINVNAVIPFGKSDEIISIIESKVSLGYQTFKIKIGKNDFTDDLNLLELIHARFQNKIIIRLDANCAWDFEQAVEYINRLSKFSIEYIEQPVKRLDELVELAKSNIIPIAVDESINSISEAINILTNSPIEFLVIKPSIIGGIRETARIIKLANETNKQVIISSSFEGPIGKRMLVMLASLTNHNHAHGLDTMEYFPATIVNDIFPIKNGKINFHLNILSQIL